The Rhododendron vialii isolate Sample 1 chromosome 3a, ASM3025357v1 nucleotide sequence GTCGAGTCCGTGTGACGCTAGCCATTTTCTAATGTCTCTGCAACTTTTCTTTTGGGTGTACTTTCACAGGGCAGTGGGGATCTGGTGGAAACAAGTCCACAATAAACAACTCCCGACCCAATCAGGCACGCAACACGTGTTCCGCCACATTTCATGGTATGATAAAATATTCtactcgtatttttttttaaacttaagtGTTCGAGTCAGCTTACACGCATCATAAAAAATTTTGAGAGGCTAATCTCACCGTTCACTTGCTAGggtccccctttttttttggccaaacgGTGGTATACATCAGCGAGGGTTAGAGGGGATAATTAATAAGTCAGTCCACATGGGATCCAAAAACTGTCCATAACCCTAAACCACGAACACCTTGACAAGGCTCAAACCCTAGCCGCCCACAAGGGAAGAACAAGTAAATGTTGTTGGGATCCCCTGAAAATCTATGAAAAAGCTCCAAAAGAATTGATATCACGTGATGAAAGGAACAAACCCCTCAATCCAATACATTGACTGCTAGCTAGGCAAAATGTATTACCTTATCGATCCTATAACTTAAACGGAGTTAGATCATTaagtaaaatttatttaaatccGTGCCACTGTTGCTTATTTATACTATGTGAAGTACTTTTAAATGTATATATACTCATCTAAAAGTCAAATAAATTATCCTTAACACTTTAGAATACGAATATAAATGCCTCTAGAAATGGAAAAAAGCGAGTATACAGGAAAATTACTGTCAGTATTTGAATCCAACGTTAATTATACGTCCCCATTAAAAATATCTCGTAAATTTTATCATCAATGTAGGATGGGAAAAGATTGTTTTTTCCTATAAAATGTGCTAACcaccaaaagtagaaaattCATCCCACGATGAGGAAGGGGCGAGAGAGATCAAGTGGGCAAGTCACAATCAACAGTGGTAGAATTTTGTGGCCCTAAGTTGAGATAATTGGTCATTTTTACTACTCCTTTTGCTTTTGAGATAATGCTAAAGGCAATAAAGATTACCCCCTGGGCCTTTTTGGCAAATTGAGGGATTGTGAATTTTGTAAGATATTACTTTCGTTGAAGTTTCCTCAGATTCTCAAATGGACATGTTGCACCCAATAATGTTCGCTGCCTTTTCTAGCAAACCTCTTTTTGCTGGTTAGGGCTTTCGGGCCAACTTATACGCACGTTGATTAATCTCCTCTTCGGTCCTGTCAAACACAGACCATTCATGCCAGGACTAGAAGATTTACAAGAAATTTGCGACATGATCCCAATAATTGAATCCTGGTCAATTTTGTGGAGAATAAACCTATCAGCTAACCGGACCAATTCTTAGGGCTGCCTTGTTAACATTCTTCATTGGCACCAAGTCTTTTACTTTCGTATGCCCTTTTACTATTAGCACATCACACTTTCTTTACTTCTTTGCAACTTCATTCATTTGTACTTAAAAGAAATGGTTTTGACCTTTTGAGCAAGTAGTGCGGCTTTGTTTAAAGTAAACGAATAATGAGCTCTTGCAAAACTTTTGTTATTATTACTACTATAAACAAGAGTCCTTTGCACGAGTACATGTTATAAGAAAAGTAATTTGAACCAAATCATAGCTTCACCGCACTAAGAAAATTGCCCTATTTATATATAAcaacaattatatatataagcGTTGGTTAGGGTCTCTGGCTACGAAATTCCGAGTTTGGTCAAGCGAGCATGCATAAGAAAGTTAATTAGTGCCGTATGCAAAGGCGGAACTATGCTTTAGGAGACCTGGGCTGTAGCCCAGGTGAAGGCAGGTGGagtgggaaaaaataaaaatttatttgtaaAAATTTAGCCCAATAAATTTTAGCCTACCTCATTTATAGGTAAATTTGTTGAAGATGTCGACTCAGATGAGATAATAAATGATTTATATTCTCTAAAACAATGCAGGATACAATTTCAATAGGGTACAGATTTAATAGTTTacgttttttgtacttttcttttgtttattgttgaACATTTTACATATTTATGTGCAAATTTGctggatattaattattaaactttttttggtttatatattagtttattaatttttttattagccCAGAGCGTTTTAAATTCCTAGTTCCGCTCTTGGCTGTATGTTCGAATTCCACGTATGTCAAACCATCAAATTTTGAGGCTACTAGAGATTTgtctaattattaattttaggGTCTGTAAATTAGTCGAGGTATGAGCTAGTTGTTCCGGATGTCCTTTATGCAAACTtcatgcaaaagaaaaaagccTCTAGGTATGGACGGTCGGGCAATGTTGACTCCAGCAATTCAAGTCAAGGAACTGAATTCTTTCACATGCCTGATTGCCTGTGATTGACAGAAGATAGAGACACGTAGCCAAAATTCAAAAGCAGAGCTTTTTCAAGTTCGCTACACACAGATTCGCTGCGCACAGACAACCGGGGTCCGGGGTTCCACACgaataatccaagccgttcattaattttaagtttatttttcgAGTGGCTCCGTACCAACAATCAGCTCGATCGTATAACTGTAAGTGCTAGGtccaatctttcaatttttcttttggatAACTAAATATTGAACGCTTATTGTTCATGTAATACGTTGACATTTTAGAGTTTCAGCCCCAAAATCATAATTGTAAGGGTATAAAACAACTTCTTATTTATATAGCTCATGTATCCGGGCCAAGTTTATGTTCACCTTGACTAATCCTGGAGGCCAAATCCCAATATCCACCAAAGAGAACCCAATTAAAGCCGGAGAAAGCCTCATATGAACTCGCTGCAAAGAACTTGATGGTTATGGTGTGACCGTGTGAGTATTTTGAATATTTCATTCAATCAAATTAAACGATTCAATTTTCCCTATTGTTTCCtcttccatttcttcatttgaAAACAATGATGGAAACCAGTCAACCATAGTCTTATGCCTTTGCACAGCTACGTAGACAACAGTCACAACAAAACTCATTCAACTGTTCATCCAATTCAGCTACATTCAGTAATAGAAAACATCATCCTATGTCAATTCTCGAGGTTTATCTTGATAGGGTACATAAATTGAAAGAgtcgaaacaaaaaaaagaacgaaaaagTTTCATCTGAAAACTAAGGTCCTGACAAACAGTGCAACAAATTCCAGGGTTGGGTACAAAAGAAACCCCAGAAATTCACGTGGGAAAATCGTGTCTAGCCTACAAGtgagaaaacaaattaagatgATCGTAAACAGCCACCGGGGAGAAGAAACTTGTACCTTTCTGCATTTTCTAATAAGTAAGAGGGAAGATGAACAGCGGAGGCCGATTTGGGTATCGGTCCCATCTTCTTGATGAGCTCCTGGAAACTAAACTCCTCCGGTAGCATATCGAAAAGATCATCTCCGTCGCAGATCAGTTTCTGGATTCTAGAGTAATGCAAAAACTCCTTGTGCCTCACTCTGTCAGCGTGGCTGTACCCGGTCATTTTGAACACAAACTCCCTCAAATGACGGAAGCAAAAACTGCAATGCCATCCAGCATCGGAGAGAATAAGATCGGTTACGCGCGAGTGACGGTAACGGGTCCCCGGCCCATATATTTGAGCCGTGGTCCGCCAGCTGCTGTAGTCAATCGGAAACTCGAATGAGTACATGTACTGTCTTAGCTCAAGGTGCAATACAGGTGGTACCCCTTCGCAAGACTGTAGTAGTTTAATAGTGTGGAGGCTAGGGATCTCATCGGTATCTGCCATAATAACTAGGTCTCCAGTGGAAATACCCGCCCGAATAAGTAATTGGTTCATGGACCCACGTTGCTGCGACTCGACCACAAATGGGTCTCCGCGAGGCGAAGTGTGACCCACCGTGAACACGCCGTGGACAATTTTGCCCTCCGCAAAGGAAAACCGGTCACGATTGGAAGCGAAGAGGAGGGGTTTTGGGATGCCAGTGAAGGTGGTGTTGGCTTCGAGGATTACCAATTTTGTGACGTAGGGGTTTAGTTCACGCCAGCGGATTTCGAGCAAGTCGAGCTCATTGCTGAAGATGATGGCGTCAAACACACGGCGGGGTTGGGAGCGGAGGGACCAGCCGTGGAGACGGCAAAGTTGGTCCATAGAGACGTTCTCGGCATAGTAATGTGGCAGGTGGTGGAAGGGGGGTGACGGAGTGTCCCAGAGTGGGCGGAAGAAGTAGGAGATCTTTTGTCGGTGGTTGAAAATTGCAATTAAGGAAATTGGGACGAGTATGAGGAGGAGAATGAGAATAAACTTGCGAGGAGATCGCCTGGAGGTGAGGCGCAGAGGTCTTGGGGCCATGCTGTGAAGGACCTCGGTCACGAGGAGAAGCAACAAACAAGACGGTCGCCAGTCATGGTTCTGCCTATTCTGACCACCTGCATAATTTCTGTGTTAGAGAGCATTGGAACAGAATAATCTGTGCATGTTTTTACTTATCAGTGTATGTTAACAAGGAGTGTTTGGAAAGCTATATTTTCTGAACAACTTCGTTCACAATgtaaagaagaacaagaaacatTAACACCAACTTTAAAGGGGGTTAACGAGTTCCAAAAGGCTCCTGGGGTTTCAAAAACTGGGTTCCATGAAAGGGCCAGACGCTATTCCAACATTAACACCAACTTTAAACGGGGGCACTCTGACTTCTCTATAATTCCATGTGTTTTCTTTTCACCATAAATTTCTTGACTTTCTTGCCTGTGAGCCGTTGACTAAACAAATCGAAGTactgtttgattttggaacaactaCTGGATGACACTAGCTTTTTACCTCATCACAAACAGAAATGCTCTAAATCAATCGTCTAATGTAGATATTTGACATTCTCTATCTTAAATACACTAGCACAACTAACCGGAATTACTTATTCACACGTCTAAATACTCACTATGCTTCTACGCCCTATTAATTAAAATGACTCATTGATTTGCAAATAAGTGCTCTGCTCTTCAAGCTAGCAAAACCGTATCAAACTTGTTCTTAAAACAAACAGATACATAAGCCAAAACAAGTGCTTGCACAcatatccaaacaaaaaatagagttcGATCTAACCTGGACATATATGATTGGTTCATGGTGACCGCTGCTCAATCCTTTCCTCAAACATGAGGGCTAAGTTCTGTAGGGTATGAAAATGTACCCCTGATGTGAATGTATAGTCTATTAGATTAAGCAGAAACACAAGGACTTTTATGGTACAGCATACAATTGGTCGTACAAATTTGAATGGGAAAACACAAGAGAA carries:
- the LOC131320253 gene encoding uncharacterized protein LOC131320253; the protein is MAPRPLRLTSRRSPRKFILILLLILVPISLIAIFNHRQKISYFFRPLWDTPSPPFHHLPHYYAENVSMDQLCRLHGWSLRSQPRRVFDAIIFSNELDLLEIRWRELNPYVTKLVILEANTTFTGIPKPLLFASNRDRFSFAEGKIVHGVFTVGHTSPRGDPFVVESQQRGSMNQLLIRAGISTGDLVIMADTDEIPSLHTIKLLQSCEGVPPVLHLELRQYMYSFEFPIDYSSWRTTAQIYGPGTRYRHSRVTDLILSDAGWHCSFCFRHLREFVFKMTGYSHADRVRHKEFLHYSRIQKLICDGDDLFDMLPEEFSFQELIKKMGPIPKSASAVHLPSYLLENAERYKFLLPGGCLRSS